The Prionailurus bengalensis isolate Pbe53 chromosome D2, Fcat_Pben_1.1_paternal_pri, whole genome shotgun sequence genome window below encodes:
- the KAZALD1 gene encoding kazal-type serine protease inhibitor domain-containing protein 1, giving the protein MPRPPAAALALPSLLLLLVVRTPPPTGARPSPGPDYLRRGWLRLLAEGEGCAPCRPEECAAPRGCLAGRVRDACGCCWECANLEGQLCDLDPSAHFYGRCGEQLECRLDAGGDLSRGEVPEPLCACRSQRPLCGSDGRTYAQICRLQEAARARPDANLTVAHPGPCESEPQIVLHPYDIWNVTGQDVIFGCEVFAYPMASIEWRKDGLDIQLPGDDPHISVQFRGGPQRFEVTGWLQIQAVRPSDEGIYRCLARNALGQVEAPASLTVLTPDQLNSTGIPQLPSLHLVPEEEAESEEGEDYY; this is encoded by the exons ATGCCACGGCCGCCGGCAGCTGCCCTGGCGCTGCCCTCGCTACTGCTACTGCTGGTGGTGCGGACGCCGCCCCCGACAGGCGCGCGACCGTCCCCAGGCCCCGATTACCTGCGGCGCGGCTGGCTGCGGCTCCTGGCGGAGGGCGAGGGCTGCGCTCCCTGCCGGCCAGAAGAGTGCGCCGCGCCACGGGGCTGCCTGGCCGGCCGGGTGCGCGACGCGTGCGGCTGCTGCTGGGAATGCGCCAACCTCGAGGGCCAGCTCTGCGACCTGGACCCCAGCGCCCACTTCTACGGGCGCTGCGGCGAGCAGCTTGAGTGCCGGTTGGACGCAGGCGGCGACCTGAGCCGCGGGGAGGTGCCGGAGCCGCTGTGCGCCTGCCGCTCGCAGCGCCCGCTCTGCGGATCCGACGGCCGCACCTACGCTCAGATCTGCCGGCTGCAGGAGGCGGCCCGCGCTCGGCCCGACGCCAACCTCACTGTGGCGCACCCGGGGCCCTGCGAATCGG AGCCCCAGATCGTGTTGCACCCATATGACATTTGGAACGTGACGGGACAGGATGTGATCTTTGGCTGTGAGGTGTTTGCCTACCCCATGGCATCCATCGAGTGGAGGAAGGACGGCTTGGACATTCAGCTGCCAGGGGATGATCCCCACATCTCAGTGCAG TTCAGGGGTGGACCCCAGAGGTTTGAAGTGACAGGCTGGCTGCAGATCCAAGCTGTGCGTCCCAGCGATGAGGGTATCTACCGCTGCCTGGCCCGCAATGCTCTCGGCCAGGTTGAGGCCCCAGCTAGCCTGACAGTGCTCACGCCGG ACCAGCTGAACTCTACAGGCATCCCCCAGCTGCCATCCCTACATCTGGTTCCTGAGGAGGAGGCTGAGAGTGAAGAGGGCGAGGATTACTACTAG